The Vibrio sp. SNU_ST1 genome has a segment encoding these proteins:
- the rpsS gene encoding 30S ribosomal protein S19, with the protein MPRSLKKGPFIDLHLLKKVEKAVESGDKKPIKTWSRRSMIIPTMIGLTIAVHNGRQHVPVFVTEEMIGHKLGEFAPTRTYRGHAADKKAKKK; encoded by the coding sequence ATGCCACGTTCTCTCAAGAAAGGTCCTTTTATTGACCTACACTTGCTGAAGAAGGTAGAGAAAGCGGTGGAAAGCGGAGACAAAAAGCCTATTAAGACTTGGTCCCGTCGCTCAATGATCATCCCAACAATGATTGGTTTGACCATCGCTGTCCATAATGGTCGTCAGCACGTCCCTGTTTTCGTTACCGAAGAAATGATCGGTCACAAACTAGGCGAATTTGCACCAACTCGTACTTATCGCGGTCATGCTGCAGATAAGAAAGCTAAGAAGAAATAA
- the fusA gene encoding elongation factor G → MARKTPIEQYRNIGIVAHVDAGKTTTSERILFYTGLSHKIGEVHDGAATMDWMEQEQERGITITSAATTTFWRGMEAQYSDHRINIIDTPGHVDFTIEVERSLRVLDGAVVVFCGSSGVEPQSETVWRQADKYQVPRMVFVNKMDRTGADFLRVVEQIKDRLGATPVPIQLNIGAEENFQGVVDLIKMKAINWNEADQGMTFTYEDIPADMQEMAEEYRTELVEAAAEANEELMDKYLEEGELTEAEIKQGLRTRTLNNEIVLATCGSAFKNKGVQAVLDAVVDFLPSPVDVPAIKGIDEDENEAERHADDKEPFSALAFKIATDPFVGTLTFIRVYSGVVESGKTAYNSVKKQRERLGRIVQMHSNKREEVKEVRAGDIAAIIGLKDVTTGETLCDQNHKIVLERMEFPDPVIQIVVEPRSQADQDKMTIALGKLAAEDPSFRVETDDETGQTLISGMGELHLDIIVDRMKREFSVNCNVGNPQVAYRETIRGTAKAEGKFIREHGGKGQYGHVWLKLEPSEAGEGFVFVDEIANGIVPKEFITSVAKGVEEQMNNGVLAGYPVLDIKATLYDGSYHEVDSSEMAFTIAASMAFRTGALEAQPVLLEPMMKVEVTTPEDWMGDVVGDINRRRGIIEGMDEGTAGLKIIRAQVPLSVMFGYATDLRSATQGRASYSMEFSEYAEVPKNVANAIIAERG, encoded by the coding sequence GTGGCTCGTAAAACTCCTATTGAGCAATACCGTAATATCGGTATCGTTGCTCACGTAGATGCAGGTAAAACAACCACAAGTGAACGTATTCTGTTCTATACCGGTCTTTCTCACAAAATCGGCGAAGTTCACGATGGTGCAGCAACCATGGATTGGATGGAGCAAGAGCAAGAGCGCGGTATTACGATCACTTCAGCAGCAACTACTACGTTTTGGCGTGGTATGGAAGCTCAGTACTCTGACCACCGTATTAATATCATCGACACTCCGGGGCACGTTGACTTCACAATCGAAGTAGAACGTTCTCTGCGTGTACTTGATGGTGCAGTTGTTGTGTTCTGTGGCTCATCTGGTGTTGAACCTCAGTCAGAGACAGTATGGCGTCAAGCTGATAAGTACCAAGTTCCACGTATGGTTTTCGTTAATAAAATGGACCGTACAGGCGCAGACTTCTTGCGTGTAGTTGAACAGATCAAGGATCGCCTAGGCGCAACTCCTGTTCCAATTCAACTGAACATTGGTGCTGAAGAAAACTTCCAAGGCGTTGTCGATCTTATCAAGATGAAAGCGATTAACTGGAACGAAGCTGACCAAGGCATGACTTTCACGTACGAAGATATTCCTGCAGACATGCAAGAAATGGCTGAAGAATATCGTACAGAACTTGTTGAAGCTGCTGCAGAAGCAAATGAAGAGCTGATGGATAAGTACCTTGAAGAAGGTGAATTAACAGAAGCTGAAATTAAACAAGGTCTTCGTACTCGTACCCTTAATAATGAAATCGTACTTGCTACTTGTGGTAGTGCATTCAAAAACAAAGGTGTACAAGCTGTTCTAGATGCAGTTGTTGACTTCCTTCCTTCTCCAGTCGATGTACCTGCAATTAAAGGTATCGATGAAGACGAGAACGAAGCAGAGCGTCATGCAGACGACAAAGAACCGTTCTCAGCGCTAGCATTTAAGATTGCAACAGACCCATTTGTTGGTACTTTGACTTTCATCCGTGTTTACTCTGGTGTTGTTGAAAGTGGTAAAACAGCTTACAACTCCGTGAAAAAACAACGTGAACGTTTAGGGCGCATTGTTCAAATGCACTCAAACAAGCGTGAAGAAGTAAAAGAAGTACGAGCAGGTGACATCGCAGCCATTATCGGCCTTAAAGATGTAACTACTGGTGAAACTCTATGTGATCAGAACCATAAAATCGTTCTTGAGCGTATGGAATTCCCAGATCCAGTTATTCAGATCGTTGTAGAGCCTCGCTCTCAAGCTGATCAAGATAAAATGACTATCGCGTTAGGTAAGCTAGCGGCAGAAGATCCATCGTTCCGTGTTGAAACGGATGACGAGACTGGCCAGACACTAATATCTGGTATGGGTGAACTGCACTTAGATATCATCGTTGACCGCATGAAGCGCGAATTTAGCGTGAACTGCAACGTTGGTAACCCGCAAGTTGCTTATCGTGAAACCATTCGTGGTACAGCGAAAGCTGAAGGTAAATTTATCCGCGAACATGGTGGTAAAGGACAGTACGGTCACGTGTGGCTGAAACTGGAACCATCAGAAGCCGGTGAAGGCTTTGTCTTCGTAGATGAAATTGCCAATGGTATCGTGCCAAAAGAGTTCATTACCTCTGTCGCTAAAGGCGTTGAAGAACAAATGAACAATGGTGTATTAGCGGGCTATCCAGTTTTGGATATCAAAGCTACACTATATGATGGTTCTTACCATGAAGTAGATTCAAGTGAGATGGCGTTTACAATCGCTGCCTCTATGGCTTTCAGAACGGGTGCACTAGAAGCGCAACCAGTTTTGCTTGAGCCTATGATGAAAGTTGAAGTAACTACTCCAGAAGACTGGATGGGTGACGTTGTTGGCGATATTAACCGTCGTCGTGGCATCATCGAAGGTATGGACGAGGGGACAGCTGGCCTGAAGATAATTCGTGCACAAGTTCCGTTGTCTGTCATGTTCGGTTACGCAACTGATTTACGTTCTGCGACACAAGGTCGTGCTTCTTACTCTATGGAGTTTAGTGAGTACGCTGAAGTGCCAAAAAATGTTGCTAATGCAATCATTGCAGAGCGTGGTTAA
- the rplP gene encoding 50S ribosomal protein L16, with the protein MLQPKRTKFRKVMTGRNRGLAKGTEVSFGEFGLKAVGRGRLTARQIEAARRAMTRHIKRQGQIWIRVFPDKPITEKPLEVRQGKGKGSVAYWVAQIQPGKVMYEMNGVPEELAREAFRLAARKLPVKTTFVTKQVM; encoded by the coding sequence ATGCTACAACCAAAACGTACTAAGTTCCGCAAGGTTATGACTGGTCGTAACCGTGGTCTAGCTAAAGGTACTGAAGTAAGCTTCGGCGAATTCGGTCTTAAAGCTGTTGGCCGTGGTCGTCTGACTGCACGTCAAATCGAAGCGGCACGTCGTGCTATGACACGTCACATTAAGCGTCAAGGTCAAATCTGGATCCGTGTTTTCCCAGACAAACCGATTACTGAAAAGCCTCTTGAAGTTCGTCAAGGTAAAGGTAAAGGTTCAGTTGCGTACTGGGTTGCTCAAATCCAACCAGGCAAAGTTATGTACGAGATGAATGGCGTACCTGAAGAGTTGGCACGTGAAGCGTTCCGCCTAGCGGCACGTAAACTGCCTGTTAAAACTACTTTTGTAACTAAGCAGGTGATGTGA
- the rplD gene encoding 50S ribosomal protein L4, which translates to MELMVKGADALTVSETTFGRDFNEALVHQVVVAYAAGARQGTRAQKTRSEVSGGGAKPWRQKGTGRARAGTIRSPIWRTGGVTFAAKPQDHSQKVNKKMYRGAMKSILSELIRQERLIVVDNFSVEAPKTKELVAKLKELELNDVLIVTGEVDENLFLAARNLYKVDARDVAGVDPVSLIAFDKVLMTADAVKQVEEMLA; encoded by the coding sequence ATGGAATTGATGGTTAAAGGTGCTGATGCACTAACTGTTTCCGAGACTACTTTCGGACGTGACTTTAACGAAGCTCTAGTACACCAAGTAGTTGTTGCGTATGCAGCAGGTGCTCGTCAAGGTACTCGTGCTCAAAAGACTCGTTCTGAAGTATCAGGCGGCGGTGCTAAGCCATGGCGCCAAAAAGGTACTGGCCGTGCACGTGCTGGTACAATTCGTAGCCCAATCTGGCGTACAGGTGGTGTTACTTTTGCTGCGAAACCACAAGATCACAGCCAAAAAGTAAACAAAAAAATGTACCGCGGTGCTATGAAGAGCATTCTGTCTGAGTTGATTCGTCAAGAGCGTCTAATCGTTGTTGATAACTTCTCTGTAGAAGCACCAAAAACAAAAGAACTTGTAGCTAAGCTTAAAGAGCTTGAGCTAAACGACGTTCTGATTGTGACTGGCGAAGTAGATGAAAATCTATTCTTAGCTGCTCGTAACCTATACAAAGTAGATGCACGTGATGTTGCTGGTGTTGATCCAGTATCACTAATCGCTTTCGACAAGGTTCTGATGACTGCTGACGCAGTTAAGCAAGTTGAGGAGATGCTAGCATGA
- the rpsJ gene encoding 30S ribosomal protein S10 → MQNQRIRIRLKAFDYKLIDASTAEIVETAKRTGAQVRGPIPLPTRKERFTVLTSPHVNKDARDQYEIRTHKRLIDIVEPTDKTVDALMRLDLAAGVDVQISLG, encoded by the coding sequence ATGCAGAACCAACGTATTCGTATCCGCCTTAAAGCGTTTGATTACAAGCTAATCGATGCTTCAACTGCGGAAATCGTTGAAACAGCAAAACGTACTGGCGCACAGGTTCGTGGTCCTATTCCACTTCCTACTCGTAAAGAGCGTTTCACTGTTCTTACCTCTCCACACGTCAACAAAGATGCACGTGATCAGTACGAAATTCGTACTCACAAGCGTTTGATCGACATCGTTGAGCCAACAGATAAAACTGTTGATGCTCTAATGCGTCTTGATCTTGCAGCTGGCGTTGATGTTCAAATCAGCCTAGGTTAA
- the rplV gene encoding 50S ribosomal protein L22 translates to MEALAKHNFARISPQKARLVADQIRGKSVDQALEILTFSNKKAAVLVKKVLESAIANAEHNEGADIDDLNVAKIFVDEGPIMKRIMPRAKGRADRILKRSSHITIVVADR, encoded by the coding sequence ATGGAAGCTTTAGCTAAACATAACTTTGCTCGTATTTCTCCACAGAAAGCTCGCTTAGTTGCAGACCAAATTCGCGGTAAGTCGGTAGACCAGGCTCTAGAAATTCTAACTTTCAGCAACAAAAAAGCTGCTGTTTTAGTTAAGAAAGTTCTTGAGTCAGCTATCGCTAACGCGGAACATAACGAAGGTGCAGATATCGACGATCTAAATGTCGCTAAAATCTTCGTAGATGAGGGCCCTATCATGAAGCGTATTATGCCTCGTGCTAAAGGCCGTGCGGATCGTATCTTGAAGCGTTCAAGCCACATCACTATTGTTGTAGCAGATCGCTAA
- the rpmC gene encoding 50S ribosomal protein L29, translating to MKAQDLREKNVEELNAELLNLLREQFNLRMQAATGQLQQTHTLKAVRRDIARVKTVLTEKAGA from the coding sequence ATGAAAGCACAAGATCTACGCGAAAAGAACGTTGAAGAGCTTAACGCTGAGCTATTGAATTTGCTACGTGAACAGTTCAACTTGCGCATGCAAGCTGCAACTGGTCAACTACAGCAAACTCATACTCTAAAAGCTGTACGCCGTGACATCGCACGTGTGAAAACTGTTTTGACTGAAAAGGCAGGCGCATAA
- the rpsQ gene encoding 30S ribosomal protein S17: MSETNRIQQGRVVSDKMDKSIVVAIERTVKHPIYGKFIKRTTKVHAHDEDNTCGLGDKVEIAECRPLSKTKSWTLVKVLEKAKI; the protein is encoded by the coding sequence ATGAGCGAAACTAACCGCATCCAGCAAGGCCGTGTAGTAAGTGACAAGATGGACAAGTCTATCGTTGTTGCTATTGAACGTACTGTAAAACACCCGATTTACGGTAAGTTCATCAAACGCACGACTAAAGTACACGCACACGACGAAGACAACACTTGTGGCCTAGGCGACAAAGTTGAAATCGCTGAGTGTCGTCCTCTGTCTAAGACTAAGTCTTGGACATTGGTTAAAG
- the rplB gene encoding 50S ribosomal protein L2, with product MAIVKCKPTSPGRRHVVKVVNADLHKGKPYAPLLEKNSKNGGRNNNGRITVRHIGGGHKHHYRLIDFKRTKDGIPAKVERLEYDPNRSANIALVLYADGERRYIIAPKGVNAGDQIQSGVDAAIKAGNTLPMRNIPVGSTVHCVELKPGKGAQLARSAGAYAQIIARDGAYVTIRLRSGEMRKVLSEGRATIGEVGNSEHMLRELGKAGASRWRGVRPTVRGVVMNPVDHPHGGGEGRTSGGRHPVSPWGVPTKGFKTRKNKRTDKYIVRRRTK from the coding sequence ATGGCTATTGTTAAATGTAAGCCGACTTCCCCTGGTCGTCGTCACGTCGTTAAAGTTGTTAACGCTGACCTGCACAAGGGTAAGCCATACGCACCACTTTTAGAGAAAAACTCTAAGAACGGTGGTCGTAACAACAACGGTCGTATTACAGTACGTCACATCGGTGGTGGTCATAAACATCATTACCGTCTGATTGACTTCAAACGTACTAAAGATGGCATCCCAGCGAAAGTTGAGCGTCTAGAATACGATCCAAACCGTAGTGCTAACATCGCTCTAGTTCTGTACGCAGACGGTGAGCGTCGTTACATCATTGCACCTAAAGGTGTTAACGCAGGCGACCAGATTCAATCTGGCGTAGATGCTGCAATCAAAGCAGGTAACACTCTGCCGATGCGCAACATCCCAGTAGGTTCTACTGTACACTGTGTTGAACTTAAGCCTGGTAAAGGTGCTCAACTAGCTCGTTCGGCTGGTGCTTATGCTCAAATCATCGCTCGCGATGGTGCATACGTAACTATCCGTCTACGTTCTGGTGAAATGCGCAAAGTTCTTTCTGAAGGTCGTGCAACGATCGGTGAAGTTGGTAACTCTGAGCATATGCTACGTGAACTTGGTAAAGCTGGTGCTTCACGCTGGCGCGGCGTACGTCCAACCGTACGTGGTGTAGTAATGAACCCGGTGGATCACCCACATGGTGGTGGTGAAGGCCGCACATCTGGTGGTCGTCACCCAGTTTCTCCTTGGGGCGTTCCTACTAAGGGCTTCAAGACTCGTAAGAACAAGCGCACTGACAAGTACATCGTACGTCGTCGCACTAAATAA
- the rplC gene encoding 50S ribosomal protein L3: MIGLVGRKVGMTRVFTEEGVSIPVTVVEVEANRISQVKTLETDGYAAIQVTTGAKKANRVTKPEAGHFAKAGVEAGRGLWEFRLENGEEFEVGAELNVELFNEIKKVDVTGTSKGKGFQGAIKRWNFSTQDMTHGNSLSHRAPGSIGQCQTPGRVFKGKKMAGHMGAERVTTQNLEIVRVDAERNLLLIKGAVPGSTGGNVIVKPAVKA, encoded by the coding sequence ATGATTGGTCTAGTCGGACGTAAAGTGGGTATGACCCGCGTATTTACTGAAGAAGGCGTTTCTATCCCAGTAACTGTTGTTGAGGTTGAAGCGAACCGTATTTCTCAAGTTAAAACTCTTGAGACAGACGGCTACGCAGCAATCCAAGTAACTACTGGTGCTAAGAAAGCTAACCGTGTAACTAAACCTGAAGCTGGTCACTTCGCGAAAGCGGGTGTTGAAGCAGGTCGCGGTCTTTGGGAATTCCGTTTAGAAAACGGCGAAGAGTTTGAAGTTGGCGCTGAGCTAAACGTAGAACTTTTCAACGAAATTAAAAAAGTAGACGTTACTGGTACATCTAAAGGTAAAGGCTTCCAAGGCGCTATCAAGCGTTGGAACTTCTCTACTCAAGATATGACTCACGGTAACTCTTTGTCTCACCGCGCACCGGGTTCAATTGGCCAATGTCAAACTCCAGGCCGCGTGTTTAAAGGCAAGAAAATGGCAGGTCACATGGGTGCTGAGCGTGTAACGACTCAAAACCTAGAGATCGTACGTGTTGACGCTGAGCGCAATCTACTCCTTATTAAAGGTGCAGTACCAGGCTCAACAGGCGGTAACGTGATCGTAAAACCTGCTGTTAAAGCATAA
- the rplW gene encoding 50S ribosomal protein L23: MITEERILKVLRAPHISEKATMAAEKANTIVFKVAKDATKKEIKAAVEKLFEVEVKSVNTLVLKGKTKRQGMREGRRSDVKKAYVTLKEGQDLDFVGGAE, encoded by the coding sequence ATGATCACTGAAGAGCGTATCTTAAAAGTTCTACGTGCTCCGCACATCTCTGAAAAAGCAACTATGGCAGCTGAGAAAGCGAACACTATCGTTTTCAAAGTAGCTAAAGATGCAACTAAGAAAGAGATCAAAGCAGCTGTAGAAAAGCTATTTGAAGTTGAAGTTAAGTCTGTAAATACTCTTGTATTAAAGGGTAAGACCAAGCGTCAAGGTATGCGTGAAGGCCGTCGTTCAGACGTTAAGAAAGCCTACGTTACTTTGAAAGAAGGTCAAGATCTTGACTTCGTTGGCGGCGCGGAATAA
- the tuf gene encoding elongation factor Tu — protein MSKEKFERTKPHVNVGTIGHVDHGKTTLTAAICTTLAKVYGGVAKDFASIDNAPEERERGITIATSHVEYDTPERHYAHVDCPGHADYVKNMITGAAQMDGGILVVAATDGPMPQTREHILLGRQVGIPYIIVFMNKCDMVDDEELLELVEMEVRELLSEYEYPGDDLPVIQGSALGALNGEKQWEDKIVELAEALDSYIPLPERAVDLPFLLPIEDVFSIQGRGTVVTGRIERGILRVGDEVEIVGIKETTLTTCTGVEMFRKLLDEGRAGENVGALLRGTKRDDVERGQVLSAKGSINPHTKFESEVYVLSKDEGGRHTPFFKGYRPQFYFRTTDVTGDITLPEGVEMVMPGDNVQMTVELIAPIAMDEGLRFAIREGGRTVGAGVVAKIFA, from the coding sequence GTGTCTAAAGAAAAATTTGAACGTACGAAACCGCACGTAAACGTTGGTACTATCGGCCACGTTGACCACGGTAAAACAACTCTAACTGCTGCTATCTGTACTACACTTGCAAAAGTGTACGGCGGTGTTGCTAAAGATTTCGCATCTATCGATAACGCTCCTGAAGAGCGCGAGCGCGGTATCACAATCGCAACTTCTCACGTTGAGTACGATACTCCTGAACGTCACTACGCACACGTAGACTGTCCTGGACACGCCGATTATGTTAAAAACATGATCACTGGTGCTGCTCAAATGGACGGCGGTATCCTAGTTGTTGCTGCTACAGATGGCCCTATGCCACAAACTCGTGAGCACATCCTACTTGGTCGTCAAGTTGGTATCCCTTACATCATCGTATTCATGAACAAATGTGACATGGTTGATGACGAAGAGCTACTTGAGCTAGTAGAAATGGAAGTTCGTGAACTTCTTTCTGAGTACGAGTACCCAGGAGACGACCTTCCAGTAATTCAAGGTTCTGCACTTGGCGCTCTAAACGGCGAAAAGCAGTGGGAAGACAAGATCGTTGAGCTTGCAGAAGCACTAGATTCTTACATTCCACTTCCAGAGCGTGCTGTTGATCTACCGTTCCTACTTCCTATTGAAGATGTATTCTCAATCCAAGGTCGTGGTACTGTAGTTACTGGTCGTATCGAGCGCGGTATCCTACGTGTAGGTGACGAAGTAGAAATCGTTGGTATCAAAGAGACTACTCTTACTACTTGTACTGGTGTTGAAATGTTCCGTAAGCTGCTTGACGAAGGTCGTGCAGGTGAGAACGTTGGTGCACTTCTACGTGGTACTAAGCGTGATGATGTTGAACGTGGCCAAGTACTTTCTGCTAAAGGTTCAATCAACCCACACACTAAGTTTGAGTCTGAAGTATACGTACTTTCTAAAGACGAAGGCGGCCGTCACACTCCTTTCTTCAAGGGTTACCGTCCACAGTTCTACTTCCGTACAACTGACGTAACAGGCGATATCACTCTACCTGAAGGCGTAGAAATGGTAATGCCAGGTGACAACGTTCAAATGACTGTTGAGCTAATCGCTCCAATCGCAATGGACGAAGGTCTACGTTTCGCAATCCGCGAAGGTGGCCGTACAGTTGGTGCTGGTGTTGTAGCTAAAATCTTCGCTTAA
- the rpsC gene encoding 30S ribosomal protein S3, whose translation MGQKVHPNGIRLGIVKPWNATWFANTNEFADNLDGDFKVRQFLTKELQKASLSRIVIERPAKSIRVTIHTARPGVVIGKKGEDVEKLRAAVAKIAGVPAQINIAEVRKPELDGQLVADSIASQLERRVMFRRAMKRAVQNAMRLGAKGIKVQVGGRLGGAEIARSEWYREGRVPLHTLRADIDYATSSAHTQYGVIGIKVWIFKGEILGGMPAANAVEPKGDKPKKQRKGRK comes from the coding sequence ATGGGTCAGAAAGTACATCCTAATGGTATTCGTCTTGGCATCGTTAAGCCTTGGAATGCTACATGGTTTGCTAATACCAACGAATTCGCTGACAACCTAGACGGCGACTTCAAGGTACGTCAGTTCCTTACCAAGGAACTACAAAAAGCATCATTATCTCGTATCGTTATCGAGCGTCCAGCGAAGAGCATCCGTGTGACTATTCACACTGCTCGTCCTGGCGTTGTTATCGGTAAGAAAGGTGAAGACGTAGAGAAGCTACGCGCAGCTGTAGCTAAAATCGCAGGTGTACCAGCGCAAATTAACATCGCTGAAGTACGTAAGCCTGAGCTAGATGGTCAGCTTGTAGCTGATAGCATCGCGTCTCAACTAGAGCGTCGTGTTATGTTCCGTCGTGCAATGAAGCGTGCGGTACAAAATGCTATGCGTCTAGGCGCTAAAGGCATCAAAGTACAAGTAGGCGGCCGTCTTGGCGGTGCTGAAATCGCACGTTCGGAGTGGTACCGTGAAGGCCGTGTGCCTCTACACACTCTACGTGCAGACATTGATTACGCAACTTCTTCGGCTCACACCCAATACGGTGTGATCGGCATTAAAGTTTGGATCTTCAAAGGTGAGATTCTAGGCGGTATGCCAGCTGCTAACGCAGTAGAGCCAAAAGGCGATAAGCCTAAGAAGCAGCGTAAAGGCCGTAAGTAA